A window from Leuconostoc mesenteroides subsp. mesenteroides encodes these proteins:
- a CDS encoding DNA repair protein — protein sequence MVKEKVEKFYNVLGYKEKKDIHIFQRYFPNNYNLNELTNDLVEDFLSHNPIANEALLLGIEIGKHVAHQRRPQLLNAKYSAEIGRFAQQQIGNLMQEQLSVALLDTQLNVIGWEVVFVGTLSQVQASPREIFQRVLKANAFGFMIAHNHPSGNIMPSNADINFSQRLATIGHQMDLRLFDSFIVTQNEYWSMSENQQLKKVI from the coding sequence ATGGTCAAAGAAAAAGTAGAGAAATTTTACAATGTTTTGGGATATAAGGAAAAGAAAGATATTCATATTTTTCAACGTTATTTTCCAAATAACTATAATTTAAATGAATTGACAAATGATCTAGTAGAAGATTTTTTATCTCATAATCCAATTGCCAATGAAGCTTTGCTATTAGGAATTGAAATTGGGAAACACGTTGCACATCAACGACGGCCGCAGTTACTAAATGCCAAATATTCAGCAGAAATAGGCCGGTTTGCGCAACAACAAATTGGTAATTTAATGCAGGAACAATTAAGTGTAGCTTTGCTTGATACGCAGTTGAATGTTATCGGTTGGGAAGTAGTATTTGTGGGCACTTTAAGTCAAGTACAAGCTTCACCACGAGAGATATTTCAACGCGTTTTAAAGGCCAATGCATTTGGATTCATGATTGCACATAACCATCCCAGTGGTAATATAATGCCTTCCAATGCAGATATTAATTTCAGTCAGCGTTTGGCAACAATCGGTCATCAAATGGATTTACGTTTATTTGACTCATTCATTGTGACACAAAATGAGTATTGGAGTATGTCAGAAAATCAACAATTAAAAAAAGTTATCTGA
- a CDS encoding thymidylate synthase, translating to MSQNEQQYLDLAQKILDEGSHKGDRTGTGTRSLFGTQMRFNLAEGFPLLTTKKVFFGLIKSELLWFLRGDNNIRFLLEHNNHIWDEWAFKKWIESDKYTGPDMTDFGLRSQTDAAFAEIYKEQKEIFVNNILNDDKFKEEFGYIGNVYGKLWRSWETNSLTAGDETIDQVARLIDQIKETPNSRRLILTAWNAETTPQAPLPSCHVLSQFYVADGKLSLQMYQRSGDFFLGVPFNIASYSLLLHMVAAQTGYEVGEFIHTIGDTHIYNNHVDQISEQLSRPMHKLPKLWLNPEVKSLFDYTMDDIKILDYDSEPAIKAPVAV from the coding sequence ATGTCTCAAAATGAGCAGCAATATCTCGACCTCGCACAAAAGATTCTTGATGAAGGATCACATAAAGGAGACCGCACTGGTACTGGAACTCGTTCATTGTTCGGTACGCAAATGCGATTTAACCTGGCTGAAGGTTTCCCTCTTTTAACTACTAAAAAAGTTTTTTTTGGCTTGATTAAAAGTGAACTATTATGGTTCTTAAGAGGAGATAATAATATCCGATTCCTACTTGAACACAATAATCATATCTGGGATGAGTGGGCATTTAAAAAATGGATTGAATCGGATAAGTACACCGGTCCTGATATGACTGATTTTGGTCTTCGTTCACAAACCGATGCAGCGTTTGCCGAAATATACAAAGAACAAAAAGAAATTTTCGTGAATAACATTCTAAATGATGACAAATTCAAAGAAGAATTTGGTTATATTGGTAATGTTTATGGAAAACTGTGGCGCAGCTGGGAAACAAATAGTCTAACCGCTGGTGATGAAACTATTGATCAAGTTGCCCGACTTATTGATCAAATTAAGGAAACACCAAATTCACGTCGACTTATTTTAACAGCTTGGAATGCCGAAACCACACCGCAAGCACCTCTACCTTCTTGTCACGTGCTTAGCCAGTTTTATGTTGCAGACGGTAAACTCAGTTTGCAAATGTATCAACGCTCTGGTGATTTTTTCCTTGGAGTTCCATTCAATATTGCCAGCTATTCACTGTTGCTTCACATGGTGGCAGCGCAAACTGGCTACGAAGTTGGTGAATTTATTCATACTATTGGTGATACACATATCTACAATAATCATGTTGATCAAATATCAGAACAATTGTCGCGACCTATGCACAAATTACCAAAATTATGGTTAAATCCAGAAGTTAAATCATTGTTTGATTATACGATGGATGATATTAAAATATTAGATTACGATAGTGAACCAGCCATTAAAGCGCCCGTTGCTGTCTAA
- a CDS encoding competence protein ComE — translation MADQRISWHQYFIAQAAILSTRSTCTRLHVGAIIVRDHRIIASGYNGSVSGTPHCTEVGDLMVDGHCIRAVHAEQNALMQAAKMGITIDGSEVYVTDVPCVQCTKLLLQAGINKIYFMRDYRNNTFAEELLVQKGVELKQVPLSALTAQQIDMNQFIV, via the coding sequence ATGGCAGATCAACGTATTAGTTGGCATCAATATTTCATTGCACAGGCAGCAATATTATCGACACGATCTACCTGCACACGATTACACGTTGGTGCCATTATTGTTCGCGACCATCGCATTATTGCTAGTGGGTACAATGGCTCTGTATCTGGTACTCCCCATTGTACAGAAGTTGGTGACTTGATGGTTGACGGCCATTGTATTCGAGCAGTTCACGCAGAACAAAACGCCTTGATGCAAGCAGCAAAAATGGGGATAACAATTGATGGATCGGAAGTTTATGTAACAGACGTTCCTTGCGTCCAATGTACCAAACTACTTTTACAAGCTGGCATCAATAAAATTTATTTTATGAGAGATTATCGAAATAATACCTTTGCCGAAGAATTATTAGTACAAAAAGGAGTTGAATTAAAACAAGTGCCACTTTCAGCACTTACAGCACAGCAAATCGATATGAACCAATTCATTGTATGA
- a CDS encoding bifunctional 5,10-methylene-tetrahydrofolate dehydrogenase/5,10-methylene-tetrahydrofolate cyclohydrolase → MTEILDGKAVAKTINEQTKTRVAKQEKPVTLAVIYDPSNDGSQLYVGMKSRQAAKLGITTRDIPISTDATTESVIQLVEKLNDDDSITGILVQSPLAKGIKERQIFSAVAPHKDADGLGATVQGMLFGDALENYTVAATPQGVMTLLAQYDIPLKGKNAVVVGRSQLFGRPMFALLTNADATVTLAHRYTEPTTLKTLLKNADIVVVGVGIPHFIQGEDLKKGATVIDVGMNVVDGKATGDVDFSSAQGIADYITPVPGGVGPMTIATLLENTVTLAEQHQ, encoded by the coding sequence ATGACAGAGATTTTAGATGGTAAGGCGGTTGCAAAAACCATCAATGAACAAACAAAAACACGTGTGGCTAAACAAGAAAAACCTGTCACTTTAGCAGTTATTTATGATCCTTCAAATGATGGTAGTCAATTATATGTTGGTATGAAGTCACGTCAAGCAGCTAAACTAGGCATTACAACCCGAGATATACCAATTTCAACTGATGCAACAACAGAAAGTGTTATTCAATTGGTAGAAAAGCTAAATGATGATGATAGTATTACAGGAATTCTTGTCCAGAGTCCATTAGCTAAAGGCATTAAAGAACGACAAATTTTTTCTGCTGTCGCACCGCATAAAGATGCTGATGGTCTAGGAGCGACAGTTCAAGGAATGCTATTTGGCGATGCTTTGGAGAATTATACTGTTGCGGCAACGCCTCAAGGTGTAATGACACTTTTGGCGCAATATGATATTCCCTTAAAAGGGAAAAATGCGGTGGTTGTTGGCCGCTCACAATTGTTTGGCCGGCCAATGTTTGCTTTGCTCACTAATGCAGACGCTACGGTAACGCTAGCACACCGCTATACTGAACCAACAACGTTAAAGACACTTTTAAAAAATGCAGACATTGTGGTCGTTGGTGTTGGAATTCCACACTTTATTCAAGGTGAAGACCTGAAAAAGGGTGCTACAGTAATTGATGTTGGTATGAATGTTGTGGATGGAAAAGCCACTGGGGATGTGGATTTCTCCTCAGCTCAAGGAATAGCTGACTATATAACGCCTGTTCCAGGTGGTGTTGGACCAATGACAATTGCAACGCTGTTAGAAAACACGGTAACTTTAGCAGAACAGCATCAATAA
- a CDS encoding AAA family ATPase — protein sequence MEIDQLLDKAVAEETSDIYILPNDDKFMIKFHVGGSIVMQEYLDTKTAEKMISAIKYRAKMNISERRRPQLGRFQKQDIWIRVSTVGDFLNRETAVLRVIYPGHRTQNWLAKKQFDEMKSKLPDSGLFLISGPTGSGKTTTLYHLLKSIAENKLVLTIEDPVEINAPEFVQLQVNETAGIDYTELIKVALRHRPEILLIGEIRDVKTAQAVIQAALSGHLVFSTIHAMSTKDVALRLLELGIDKSQLEAVLTKTVYQRLVPTIDNKQAAVADVVEGMPLNSSPKFTNRWRETLADALKEGKITSETYQKFSAL from the coding sequence ATGGAAATTGATCAATTACTTGATAAGGCTGTTGCCGAAGAAACTAGTGATATTTACATATTGCCTAATGATGATAAGTTTATGATAAAGTTTCACGTTGGTGGCTCAATAGTCATGCAAGAATATTTGGACACTAAGACTGCTGAAAAAATGATTTCAGCTATAAAATATCGTGCTAAGATGAATATTTCTGAGCGGAGAAGGCCACAACTCGGACGTTTTCAAAAACAAGATATTTGGATACGTGTCTCGACGGTAGGAGATTTTTTGAACCGAGAAACAGCTGTTTTGCGTGTAATTTATCCAGGTCACCGTACACAAAATTGGTTGGCTAAAAAGCAATTCGATGAGATGAAATCAAAGTTACCTGATTCAGGATTATTTTTAATTTCAGGACCAACTGGATCAGGTAAAACAACCACACTATATCATTTATTAAAAAGCATTGCTGAAAATAAATTAGTATTAACCATTGAAGATCCCGTAGAAATTAATGCCCCGGAATTCGTTCAACTGCAGGTTAACGAGACAGCGGGTATTGACTATACAGAATTAATTAAAGTAGCTTTACGCCACCGACCGGAAATTTTACTAATCGGGGAAATTCGTGATGTTAAAACAGCTCAAGCTGTGATACAAGCAGCCTTGAGTGGCCATCTGGTTTTTAGTACTATCCACGCAATGTCAACAAAAGATGTCGCTCTACGACTGTTGGAGCTAGGCATTGATAAGAGTCAGCTGGAAGCAGTACTAACCAAAACTGTTTATCAAAGATTAGTGCCCACGATAGACAATAAACAGGCAGCTGTTGCTGATGTTGTAGAAGGAATGCCTTTAAACAGTTCACCAAAATTTACTAATAGATGGCGAGAAACGCTTGCGGATGCCTTGAAGGAAGGAAAAATAACAAGTGAAACCTATCAAAAATTTAGCGCACTTTAA
- a CDS encoding type II secretion system protein F — MKPIKNLAHFNKRDQVLFFQELGELLSSGYSIAQSIDILASAHQKWQLILNQVQEGLSTGQTLYQALESFISPNILLQLRLSDQHGNISNTLVRIGRTLAKFQQQQNKLSQVMRYPIILLAILGLLLIGLKCFLYPMINQWRETNQEVTNHPYAFIFCTGILILTFLMMWLWYWCHLSLIQQLNLLAKLPFVGTMVRSIVTYQVSQQLSMLMFSGLTLPEIIDEVAQQNNKTYSVALAHDIQKHLKLGDNIERYILSQSFVNDSLAGYFIRGHQPKILARYLDYYAKTQFKLLMQQTDRFIGMLQPLFFGIIGIAIVGLYISMLLPMYQTIGGLYQ; from the coding sequence GTGAAACCTATCAAAAATTTAGCGCACTTTAATAAGCGAGACCAGGTATTATTTTTCCAAGAGTTGGGGGAACTATTATCATCAGGTTATAGTATCGCACAGAGTATTGATATTTTAGCTAGCGCCCATCAAAAATGGCAATTAATACTTAATCAGGTTCAGGAAGGTTTATCAACAGGGCAAACATTATATCAAGCACTCGAGTCGTTTATTAGCCCAAATATTTTATTGCAATTACGATTATCAGACCAACATGGTAATATTTCAAATACACTAGTTCGAATTGGGCGGACCCTTGCCAAATTTCAGCAACAACAAAATAAATTATCACAGGTCATGCGTTATCCAATTATTTTACTGGCTATTCTTGGTTTGTTGTTGATTGGACTAAAATGTTTTTTGTATCCAATGATTAATCAATGGCGAGAAACTAATCAAGAAGTAACCAATCATCCATATGCATTTATTTTCTGTACTGGAATCTTAATTTTAACCTTCTTAATGATGTGGTTATGGTATTGGTGTCATTTATCATTGATTCAACAATTAAATTTACTGGCTAAATTACCGTTTGTGGGGACGATGGTGCGCAGTATTGTTACCTATCAAGTTAGTCAACAATTATCGATGTTAATGTTTAGTGGACTAACGTTACCAGAAATTATTGATGAAGTTGCACAACAAAATAATAAAACATATTCAGTGGCGCTGGCGCATGATATTCAAAAACATCTTAAATTGGGCGACAATATCGAAAGATACATATTATCACAGTCATTTGTTAATGATTCATTAGCTGGATATTTTATTCGTGGACATCAGCCGAAGATACTGGCTCGATATCTCGATTATTATGCAAAAACACAATTCAAATTACTTATGCAACAAACTGACCGTTTTATTGGCATGCTACAACCATTATTTTTTGGTATTATCGGCATTGCAATTGTTGGTCTGTATATAAGCATGCTATTACCAATGTATCAAACCATCGGAGGACTATATCAATGA
- a CDS encoding competence protein ComGC — MNILIKPKKAFTLIEAAIVLFIISLLMLLILPNLNVQRKHAVESHATAMASTVQTQIDLYQNDHPNQDNVTLATLKSENYLTEKQFQKAQDLKITIVHNEARK; from the coding sequence ATGAATATTTTAATAAAACCGAAAAAAGCATTCACACTAATTGAAGCAGCAATTGTGCTGTTTATTATTAGTTTGTTAATGTTACTTATTTTGCCAAATTTAAATGTACAACGTAAACATGCGGTGGAAAGTCATGCGACAGCGATGGCATCAACCGTTCAAACACAAATTGATTTGTATCAAAATGATCATCCCAATCAGGATAATGTGACACTCGCCACACTGAAGTCAGAAAATTATTTAACTGAGAAACAATTTCAAAAAGCACAGGATCTTAAAATAACAATTGTTCATAATGAAGCACGTAAATAG
- a CDS encoding prepilin-type N-terminal cleavage/methylation domain-containing protein, whose protein sequence is MKHVNSGFTLIESTLTLTIVSLLLLIGTQTFTQPKIDNQQWLATFQTYWQNARLTAQHEQKAVEIIFDKEEVRFNDQVLIYPKGIKKDTRQKINVLATGYVAPTTVTLTGEQTIKLIFSLGGGEYRVETNNSK, encoded by the coding sequence ATGAAGCACGTAAATAGTGGGTTCACATTAATCGAGTCCACTTTAACATTAACGATTGTGAGTTTACTACTTCTTATTGGGACACAAACATTCACACAACCCAAAATAGACAATCAACAATGGTTAGCGACATTTCAAACCTATTGGCAAAATGCAAGACTAACCGCACAACATGAACAAAAAGCAGTTGAGATTATTTTTGATAAAGAAGAGGTTAGATTTAATGATCAAGTGTTAATTTATCCCAAAGGCATAAAAAAGGATACACGACAAAAAATAAATGTCTTAGCAACAGGCTATGTTGCGCCAACCACAGTGACACTGACAGGAGAGCAGACAATCAAATTAATATTTAGTCTTGGAGGAGGAGAATATCGTGTTGAAACAAATAATTCAAAATAA
- a CDS encoding competence protein ComGF, whose protein sequence is MKSDGFTLLEALISLIIASLVLASLQFTIPFLKQISDVPKETVMQTITHQLETQKYTITSTTLTSAKLKSYEGKNMYLEVKNNKLQISGSGAGQIILMQNVTELAVDDCGNYLNLTITTNKGKCSGILHLEKTVQNE, encoded by the coding sequence ATGAAGAGTGATGGATTTACATTGCTAGAAGCTCTGATATCATTGATTATAGCTTCGTTAGTTTTGGCTTCTTTACAATTTACTATTCCTTTTCTAAAGCAAATTTCTGATGTTCCAAAGGAAACGGTTATGCAAACAATCACGCACCAACTCGAAACTCAAAAATATACCATTACATCAACAACATTGACATCAGCAAAACTGAAAAGCTACGAGGGTAAAAATATGTATCTTGAAGTCAAAAATAATAAATTACAAATAAGTGGCAGTGGTGCGGGACAGATAATTTTAATGCAAAACGTAACAGAGTTAGCAGTGGATGACTGCGGTAATTATTTGAACTTAACAATTACAACTAATAAAGGTAAATGTTCCGGTATATTGCACTTAGAAAAGACAGTACAAAATGAATAA
- a CDS encoding N-6 DNA methylase encodes MTQEKIAQYFDALTNASQSLVKDTNISYIDALIEILEDINSRTVHREFDKPSKDVVQVIQSAIDMDWSSLSPAEKRKTLQLAILKANKEDQTPANYQITPDGIGYLLANFINQTAGLQDGNTIIDMNVGSGNLLWTISEMLDVSVKRIGIDNDETQLALASATDEIINSDETTLYKGDAISIEDTPKAKVVIADLPVGYYPLQPSDKLTTRHQNGRSFVHHLLIEKSLDFVADDGWIYLLVPANVLNGDEAKKVLQFVTSQAQLKAFLQLPNEFFQDARAAKAILVLKKQRTKNNEVLMGQYPSLKDLKSLQNFLQEIEAWVKLENE; translated from the coding sequence ATGACACAAGAAAAAATAGCACAATATTTTGATGCTTTAACTAACGCTTCACAATCTCTGGTTAAAGATACGAACATCAGTTACATCGACGCACTAATTGAGATACTGGAAGACATTAATTCGCGTACTGTCCATCGTGAGTTTGATAAGCCAAGTAAGGATGTAGTACAAGTAATACAGTCAGCAATTGATATGGATTGGTCTTCATTATCACCAGCTGAAAAACGTAAAACACTACAGTTAGCTATTTTGAAAGCTAATAAAGAGGATCAAACTCCTGCTAATTATCAAATCACCCCCGATGGAATCGGTTACTTATTGGCTAATTTCATCAACCAGACAGCTGGTTTACAAGATGGTAATACGATTATCGACATGAACGTTGGTTCAGGTAATCTTTTATGGACAATAAGCGAGATGCTAGATGTTTCAGTTAAACGTATAGGAATTGATAATGATGAAACACAACTAGCACTCGCATCCGCCACAGATGAAATAATCAACAGCGATGAAACAACGTTATACAAAGGAGATGCCATTAGCATAGAAGATACTCCTAAAGCTAAAGTTGTTATAGCTGATTTACCAGTTGGGTATTATCCACTCCAACCAAGTGACAAATTGACAACTCGTCATCAAAATGGGCGTTCCTTTGTCCATCACCTACTCATTGAAAAATCATTGGATTTTGTTGCAGATGATGGATGGATATATTTACTTGTACCCGCAAATGTTTTGAACGGTGATGAAGCAAAAAAGGTATTACAATTTGTTACATCACAGGCACAGCTAAAAGCATTTCTACAATTACCAAATGAATTTTTCCAAGACGCGCGTGCAGCCAAAGCTATTTTAGTGCTTAAAAAGCAGAGAACTAAAAATAATGAAGTGCTCATGGGCCAATATCCCTCGCTCAAAGATCTAAAATCATTGCAAAATTTTTTGCAAGAAATCGAAGCGTGGGTTAAACTAGAGAATGAATAA
- a CDS encoding acetate/propionate family kinase: MAKTMAVNAGSSSLKFQLLEMPAEQVIAQGVIERIGMDDAIVTIKYGAEINAERLVGHSEDDEHITLSKDGKGKKYENVTAIKDHQQAINFMLQKLTDLGIIKDFNEITGVGHRVVAGGEWFNHSVVVTNDVLAKIDRLADYAPLHNPANAMGIRAFQKLLPDALSVAVFDTSFHQTMPDENFLYALPYEYYTRYGARKYGAHGTSHRYVASRAAEMLGKDLKSLKLITLHLGAGASITAIKDGKSLDTSMGFSPLAGVAMATRSGDVDASLVDYIQEREGLSNEEMLNILNKKSGLLGISTISSDMRDLLDVQDTNEHADMAIRIFINRVVKYVGQYVAEMGGVDAIVFTAGIGENSVPVRKMIIDKLNYFGVKLDEEKNNVRGKEVEISTNDSEVKALLIPTNEELMIARDVESLKA; the protein is encoded by the coding sequence ATGGCTAAAACAATGGCTGTTAACGCAGGTAGCTCATCACTAAAGTTTCAATTATTAGAGATGCCTGCAGAACAAGTAATTGCACAAGGTGTCATCGAACGTATTGGGATGGACGATGCCATAGTAACGATTAAATACGGTGCAGAAATCAATGCAGAACGCTTGGTTGGCCATTCAGAAGATGACGAACATATTACTTTATCCAAAGATGGTAAGGGTAAGAAGTACGAAAACGTTACTGCAATTAAAGATCACCAACAGGCTATTAACTTTATGTTGCAAAAGTTAACAGACCTAGGGATTATTAAGGACTTTAATGAAATCACTGGTGTTGGACATCGTGTAGTTGCTGGTGGTGAATGGTTTAATCATTCCGTGGTAGTCACAAATGATGTGTTAGCTAAAATTGATCGTCTTGCAGATTATGCACCACTTCATAACCCAGCCAATGCTATGGGAATACGTGCTTTCCAAAAGCTTCTACCTGATGCACTGTCAGTGGCAGTTTTTGATACATCTTTTCATCAAACAATGCCTGATGAAAACTTTCTTTATGCTTTGCCATATGAATACTACACACGTTATGGTGCTCGTAAGTATGGTGCTCATGGCACATCACATCGATATGTTGCATCACGTGCAGCTGAAATGCTCGGTAAAGATTTAAAGAGCTTGAAATTAATCACACTGCATTTGGGTGCCGGAGCCTCAATTACCGCTATTAAAGATGGTAAGTCATTAGATACTTCTATGGGATTTTCTCCCTTAGCTGGTGTTGCTATGGCAACACGTTCAGGAGATGTTGATGCCTCGTTAGTTGATTATATTCAAGAACGCGAAGGACTTTCTAACGAAGAAATGTTAAATATACTGAACAAAAAGTCTGGTTTACTTGGTATTTCGACAATTTCAAGTGACATGCGTGATCTATTAGATGTCCAAGATACTAATGAGCATGCTGATATGGCGATTAGAATATTTATTAATCGCGTTGTGAAATATGTAGGACAGTATGTTGCTGAAATGGGAGGGGTCGATGCTATTGTATTTACAGCTGGAATTGGTGAAAATTCAGTTCCAGTCCGTAAAATGATTATTGATAAATTAAACTACTTTGGTGTGAAATTAGATGAAGAGAAAAATAATGTTCGCGGCAAAGAAGTTGAAATATCAACAAATGATTCCGAGGTAAAGGCCTTACTAATCCCAACCAATGAAGAACTAATGATTGCTAGAGATGTTGAATCTTTGAAAGCATAA
- a CDS encoding aminodeoxychorismate lyase — protein sequence MQSRKERHQHEIKNAEAIERGLDPFANTTSSEGGGPRKKRRKPHRLILLLSLLVIVIGLFFGLKVLLTDNTAALDPNDTTFKTVKIPSGSTPSQMAKALQKQNVIKNSDAFYKYSLKHGAENLQAGTYKISPSQTVQLIFKQLTLGPNAGPQLGKGYILVATGQDQGTIAKNIANETKLSQDKVNQAFSDKSIISSMKSKYPDLLKNMSSKSNLADYVYPAAYDLNKVTDITDLMTKLLATSDKQLKSYYKDLNKDGINKPAVITLMATSGKGEFEHRLAFVNKIAPYAQTLSKKYGILASISIAQAAHESNWDNSKLSSKYNNYFGVKTQDETPGKSVVLETTEYVDGKPEIQKARFAVYSDWKDSMKEHAETLVNGNTWNPNQFQDVLDAKNYKEAATALYKNSYATDINYPKLIVNLIETWNLQRFDK from the coding sequence ATGCAGTCTAGAAAAGAAAGACATCAGCACGAAATCAAAAATGCTGAAGCGATTGAGAGAGGCCTCGATCCATTTGCTAATACAACGAGTAGTGAGGGCGGTGGGCCTAGAAAAAAACGTAGGAAGCCCCATCGTTTGATATTACTTCTGTCACTTTTAGTGATAGTGATAGGTCTATTTTTTGGTTTGAAAGTATTGTTGACAGATAATACAGCTGCATTAGATCCGAATGATACAACGTTCAAAACCGTGAAAATACCATCCGGATCTACACCCTCTCAGATGGCAAAAGCATTGCAAAAACAAAATGTTATTAAGAATTCTGATGCTTTTTATAAATATTCATTAAAGCACGGTGCTGAAAATCTTCAAGCAGGTACCTATAAAATATCACCTTCTCAAACTGTGCAATTGATTTTTAAACAGTTGACACTCGGGCCTAATGCTGGTCCTCAATTAGGTAAAGGATATATTTTGGTGGCAACCGGTCAAGATCAGGGGACTATCGCCAAAAACATTGCCAATGAAACTAAATTGTCACAAGACAAAGTGAATCAGGCATTTAGTGATAAATCTATTATTTCTAGTATGAAATCAAAGTATCCGGATTTATTGAAAAATATGTCTTCTAAGAGTAACTTGGCCGATTACGTTTACCCAGCAGCATACGATTTAAATAAAGTGACAGATATTACTGATTTAATGACAAAATTGTTGGCAACTTCAGACAAACAATTAAAGTCTTATTATAAAGATTTGAACAAAGACGGTATAAATAAGCCTGCTGTTATAACATTGATGGCCACTTCTGGTAAAGGTGAATTCGAACACCGTTTGGCTTTTGTCAATAAAATTGCGCCATATGCTCAAACGCTTAGTAAGAAATATGGTATTTTAGCATCAATATCGATAGCTCAAGCAGCGCATGAGTCGAACTGGGATAACTCAAAACTATCATCTAAATACAATAACTATTTTGGTGTTAAAACTCAAGATGAAACACCTGGAAAATCAGTTGTTTTGGAAACGACGGAGTATGTTGATGGGAAACCTGAAATACAAAAAGCACGTTTTGCTGTGTATAGTGATTGGAAAGATAGCATGAAAGAACATGCTGAAACCTTAGTAAATGGTAATACTTGGAATCCTAATCAGTTCCAAGACGTGTTAGATGCAAAGAACTATAAGGAAGCTGCTACTGCTCTGTATAAGAATTCATATGCAACCGACATTAATTATCCAAAATTGATTGTAAATCTGATTGAGACATGGAATTTACAACGGTTTGACAAATAA
- a CDS encoding glucose transporter — MSLAILLALVPALAWGSVGIVNTKMGGTAGQQTLGMTFGALIFGLATMFFFVIPRHIELSSHIWVVGIASGLVWAVGTAGQFLAIKDLGVSLAIPLSTAGQIVANALMAAAVLGEWKTAKMWAIGVIAIITVVIGASLISARDKAKNSAGIEAQEEKKDWTKGFIYLIVSTIGFMFYFVLPNFLNKVGYISDAIKARGNGVDYMTAIVGPQAIGQVIGAFLIVAFVLKESSIMFKLPTWRNILTGLVWAAGNIFMFISAANPDVGQTIATTFSQLGIIVGTFGGIYILGEKKSSYQMKLIVIGTILVVIGAIIIGNIYTFA; from the coding sequence ATGAGTTTAGCAATCTTATTGGCCCTAGTGCCTGCACTAGCTTGGGGTTCTGTTGGAATCGTCAACACGAAAATGGGAGGAACAGCAGGGCAACAGACATTAGGTATGACCTTTGGTGCTTTGATATTTGGCCTAGCAACAATGTTTTTCTTTGTTATCCCACGTCACATTGAATTAAGTAGTCATATTTGGGTTGTCGGTATTGCTTCTGGATTAGTCTGGGCAGTGGGAACAGCCGGTCAATTTTTGGCTATCAAAGATTTGGGTGTTTCACTTGCTATTCCATTGTCAACGGCCGGCCAAATTGTAGCAAATGCGTTAATGGCTGCGGCTGTCTTAGGTGAATGGAAAACTGCTAAAATGTGGGCAATTGGTGTGATTGCAATCATTACGGTTGTCATTGGAGCAAGTTTAATTTCCGCGCGTGATAAAGCAAAAAACAGCGCGGGAATTGAAGCGCAAGAAGAGAAAAAAGATTGGACCAAAGGCTTCATCTATCTGATTGTTTCAACTATCGGATTCATGTTCTACTTTGTTTTACCAAACTTTTTAAATAAAGTTGGTTACATCTCTGATGCTATTAAAGCACGTGGTAATGGTGTCGATTATATGACTGCCATTGTGGGACCACAAGCTATCGGTCAAGTTATTGGTGCCTTTCTAATTGTTGCCTTCGTTCTGAAAGAATCAAGTATCATGTTTAAGTTACCAACTTGGCGCAATATTCTAACAGGTTTAGTTTGGGCTGCTGGTAATATTTTCATGTTCATCTCAGCTGCCAACCCTGATGTTGGTCAAACTATCGCGACAACATTCTCACAATTAGGTATCATTGTTGGTACTTTTGGTGGTATTTATATATTAGGAGAGAAGAAGTCAAGTTATCAGATGAAATTAATTGTAATTGGTACAATATTAGTTGTGATTGGTGCAATTATCATCGGCAATATTTATACTTTCGCATAA